A stretch of DNA from Candidatus Schekmanbacteria bacterium:
CTAATGCATAATAATCTGGCTGTGATGCATAAAGCGGCGAAATCATAGAAAAGAAAATCCAAAGAGCGCAGAAAATCTTCTTGCAATTTATTTTTATCAGGAATTTTCTCATATAAAAACGGAGTGCCGCCAAAAGTTTATTCCCATTCAATCGTGCTTGGCGGCTTCGAACTTATGTCATAAACAACTCTATTTACGCCTCTTACTTCATTGATTATTCGATTTGATATTTTTTCCAAAAGTTCATGCGGAAGCTTGACCCAGTCAGCAGTCATTCCATCGAGACTCTCTACAGCTCTGACAGCCACGACATTTTCATAAGTCCTTTCATCCCCCATTATACCCACAGTTTTGACAGGAAGAAGGACTGCAAAGGACTGCCATATTTTTTTATAAAGGTCTGCTTTTTTAATTTCTTCAACAACTATACTGTCTGCTTCGCGGAGAATATTCAATCTTTCAGGAGTAACTTCACCGATAATTCTTATAGCAAGTCCCGGTCCGGGAAATGGCTGTCTATATATTACATCTTCTGGTAATCCTAATGACTTTCCAACTAATCTGACTTCATCTTTGAAAAGTTCTCTAAAAGGTTCAATCAATTTAAAATTAAATTTTTCGGGCAACCCACCAACATTGTGATGGCTTTTTATAGTGGCAGAAGGTCCGTTGCAGGAAACACTTTCAATTACATCAGGGTATAGAGTGCCCTGTGCCAAATATTCGAAACCGCCCAATTTTTCAGCTTCTTTCTCAAAAACCTTTATAAAATGGTTGCCTATGATTTTTCTCTTTTTTTCAGGATCTGTTACTCCTTTCAACAAATCAAGAAATTCTTTCTCTGCATTGACATAGGAAAGATTGATGTCAAAATGGTTCTTGAATGTGGAAACTACCTTTTCGGCTTCACCTTTACGAAGTACTCCGTTATTTACAAAGATGCAATGGAGGCGATGTCCAACTGCTTTATTTATCAAAACCGAGGCAACTGACGAATCAACTCCACCGCTCAATGCAAGGAGGACTTTTCCATTACCAACAGTCCTTCTTATTTCCTCTACTTTCTGCTCGACAAATGAGCCCATATCCCAGAGCCCATTGCATTTACAGATGTGAAATAGGAAATTGCTCAATATTTCCTTCCCTTTTACTGTATGCGCAACTTCAGGATGGAACTGAAGTCCATAAAATTCCTTGTTTATGTGTTTTGCAGAAGCATTTTTGCAGTTTTCCGTTATAGCGATTCTTTTAAATGATTCTGGGAGCTCTTCAACATAGTCACCATGACTCATCCAGACAATCCTTTTTTCTTCATCGAGCTCTTTTATCCCTTCAAATATTGGGTCATCATTCAAAACATTTATGACTGCTCTGCCGTATTCTCTTTTTGGAGATTCGCTCACCTTTCCTCCAAAGTGACGCGACATAAGTTGAAAACCATAGCATATTCCAAGAACAGGGATACCCAGATCGAATATTTTTTCATCACACTGCGGAGATTGATTCTCTCTTACACTTGCAGGACCGCCTGACAGAACGATCCCTTTGGGAGAAAAATCAATAATTTTTTCTATGCTTGTATTATATGGATGTATCTCACAATACACCTTCAGCTCCCTGATTTTGCGCGCAATGAGTTGTGTATATTGGGAGCCAAAATCAAGAATCAATATCTTTTCTTTGTCCCAACTCATTGTTCCTTATTTTCCCATCCCAACCTTCTGCGCTTGCTGAAAAATTTTTCCTTCTGTTTTTATTGCAGGAGCAATGATTATTTCTGTTTCCTGCATCTCTTTGATAGTCCTTGCTCCGCAATTTCCCATCGATGTTTGAAGAGCACCAACCAAATTTTGAGAGCCGTCATCGTACTCTGCAGGTCCAAAAAGAATCTGTTTCAAGCTTCCTGTCGTTGATACCTTTATCCGTGTTCCTCGCGGAAGATTTGCGTGTGGAGTTGCCATCCCCCAATGATAACCTCTACCGGGTGCTTCTTTAGCTTTCGCAAATGATGAACCAATCATTACAGCATCTGCCCCGCAGGCAATTGCTTTGCAAATGTCTCCACCGGAACTCATTCCGCCATCGGTTATGATTGGCACATATCTTCCTGTTTTTTTATAGTATGCATCTCTTGCGGCCGCGCAATCACATGTAGCAGTAACCTGCGGCACGCCTATTCCAAGTACACCTCTTGTTGTACATGCCGCACCTGGACCAATGCCAACCAACACTGCATCTATTCCCGTTTCCATCAATTCGAAGGTGGCTTTGAAAGTAACTGTATTTCCTACAATTATGGGGATTTTCATCGTCTTGCAAAGTTTCCTAAAATCCACTACTTCATATTCAGACGAGATGTGCCTAACAGTTGTTACAGTTGACTGGACAACAAAAATATCTGCACCTGCTTCTTCTGCTATTTTTCCGAACCTTTCAGCTTTTTGTGGAATTGCTGAAACAGCGGCAATAACTCCTGCATCTTTGATTTCCTTAATCCTTTTGCTGATTAGCTCTTCTTTTATTGGTTCAAGATATATTGACTGGACAAGCTTAGTTGCTTCTTCATTTGTAGCATTAGCTAT
This window harbors:
- a CDS encoding GuaB3 family IMP dehydrogenase-related protein yields the protein MGMWIGINRKARVCYGFDEIALVPGDVTINPNEVDISWTLRDMKFDIPILAAAMDGVVDTKFAIEMGKNGGLAVLNLEGIQTRYENPDEILDQIANATNEEATKLVQSIYLEPIKEELISKRIKEIKDAGVIAAVSAIPQKAERFGKIAEEAGADIFVVQSTVTTVRHISSEYEVVDFRKLCKTMKIPIIVGNTVTFKATFELMETGIDAVLVGIGPGAACTTRGVLGIGVPQVTATCDCAAARDAYYKKTGRYVPIITDGGMSSGGDICKAIACGADAVMIGSSFAKAKEAPGRGYHWGMATPHANLPRGTRIKVSTTGSLKQILFGPAEYDDGSQNLVGALQTSMGNCGARTIKEMQETEIIIAPAIKTEGKIFQQAQKVGMGK
- a CDS encoding glutamine-hydrolyzing GMP synthase, whose amino-acid sequence is MSWDKEKILILDFGSQYTQLIARKIRELKVYCEIHPYNTSIEKIIDFSPKGIVLSGGPASVRENQSPQCDEKIFDLGIPVLGICYGFQLMSRHFGGKVSESPKREYGRAVINVLNDDPIFEGIKELDEEKRIVWMSHGDYVEELPESFKRIAITENCKNASAKHINKEFYGLQFHPEVAHTVKGKEILSNFLFHICKCNGLWDMGSFVEQKVEEIRRTVGNGKVLLALSGGVDSSVASVLINKAVGHRLHCIFVNNGVLRKGEAEKVVSTFKNHFDINLSYVNAEKEFLDLLKGVTDPEKKRKIIGNHFIKVFEKEAEKLGGFEYLAQGTLYPDVIESVSCNGPSATIKSHHNVGGLPEKFNFKLIEPFRELFKDEVRLVGKSLGLPEDVIYRQPFPGPGLAIRIIGEVTPERLNILREADSIVVEEIKKADLYKKIWQSFAVLLPVKTVGIMGDERTYENVVAVRAVESLDGMTADWVKLPHELLEKISNRIINEVRGVNRVVYDISSKPPSTIEWE